The following DNA comes from Excalfactoria chinensis isolate bCotChi1 chromosome 5, bCotChi1.hap2, whole genome shotgun sequence.
GGCACGGCTGAGCTCTGGAGCTCCGTAGCACCACAGCTGTCACATAGGGTTTCtctttcagcacagagcagacacCGTGAGCTCCGGgtgagagctgcctgcagccagccaAGGGGATGGGACTtgaaggctgctgctgcctttcagggCCATCTTTGTGCATCTTTACACTGCAGCACACTTGAATTCCTGTGCCTAGTTCCACTCTTCAGTACATTGACAGCACCGATGAAAAAACATCACATCAGCTACTCCTTTTGGGTGCTGTGGCCATTACAGAGCTGTGCCAGTCTGCAGGCCCACGTGCAGGAGGGATGCTAAATTGATGCAAACTCTTGCCCTGCATTTTAGCTCCAGCATCGTGTACAGTAGCTTGCTTTAGAAGCACGGGGCCGAGGCTTCAGAATTCAGCCTCAGTTTGCACGTCTGCTGTGTCAAAGGATGCAGgaaactacagaaaaataaccCCTCAGTTTCCGACGGCAAACCCCGACAGCGGGAGCACAGCCGCACTACAGCACCCGGCatgccccgccgccccgccccggccccgccccaACATGGCGCCCCCCTCCGCCTCAGCCGTCGGcaccaagatggcggcggcggtGCGGGAGGAGGACTTCGTGgccctgcagagcctgctgAAGGTGAGAGGCCGCCGGAGGAACGCGGTGCTCAGCTCCGCGGGGATCTGCCTCCTGCCGGGCCGCGGCTCAGCACCTCCCGCTTTGCTCGCCGACAGGCACCTTCGAAGGACGCTGTGcggcagctgtgccaggagtGCTTCTCCTGCCCGCCCGGCCGCCTCAGCCCGCTGGCTCAGCGCGCCTGCCCCGCCATCGCCGCCAGCCCCGAGGAAGCCGTGCAGGTACGAGAGGGCGCGCGGGACTCCCCGCGGCTGCTGGGCCGTGCGGCTGGCGGAGCCCCGCAGTGATACCGCTGAGCCCTGCGGAGccctttcccctcttcttccccacAGCTGGTGTCCGCCCTACACACTCTCACCCGGCACGTCGTGTTCCGCGGCTTGACGGCGGCCGAGGACATCCTCGCTCTGTTTCCAGAAAACTTCCACCAAAACCTGAAGAACCTTTTAACTAAGATAATTTTGGAGAATGTGTGAGTGCTCAGCACCCGCTGTTCGCTTTCGGTGGGAAATGTAAAGCGTAGGTGCCTATTTTGGTATGGGCATCGGCTCACAGGCTGGGATAAGCACGCACAGAGGGCTTTCCCAAGGCTTTTGGAATGGCTGTGCGCCTAATTCGCATCATGCAAAACTGCTTTCATCTCGAGTTCAGCTGTGCTATGGGACAGTGCCACAGGTGGGGATAAAACAGTGGTCTAGGTTTCACTACCGATGTATGATCAGGTTGTTCAGGGTCCGTCTGCTTACGTGCTGCTGAGAGACTGCGCAGAAGAGCACAGAACAGTGGCAGAACAGTGCTAGATAGCTGGATCATTTGACAAAAGAGAGGCAAAAGGTGTACGCCTTAAGAGAGCTGCACTCAGAGAAGAACCAGGAGCTGGCCACTGGGTTGCTCCACCACTACCCAACTTTCCTCAGCCCTCAGCAGCAGTCTCTCTCCCCTGATCACCAGTGCAGTCCTGGTGCTTCCTGTCAGAGATAAAGAgtgctttcctgttttatttttcttccttcccttttcaaGTGTTGCTGattctgtttgatttttctttttctttttttccacagctctGCTTGGAGAAACGAGGCACAAGCAAGTCAGAGTAAGTGTATAATTACATAATGTTCCTCAGACCACCTGACAGAGCCTGGAGGTTAAAGTAGTACCTCACAGCCTGTCTTGTGGCAGTGTAGCACAGACATACCTCCGCTTGCCCTAGAAGAAGCTGTACGATAACAGCATCCTACAGCTTAGCAAAGGCCAACAAGCTTTTATTCAGATTTGTGCTACTGTGCTAAATCCTTTCCAGTCATCAAGCAACTTCATTTCATGCTCAGTCTATTGCTACATTGCAGAGTGCCAGACTTCTGGACTTGAAGCACTCTGGCTCCCCCATTCAAGCCTCTAAGTGATGTCCATGTTCAACAACTGTGCAGTGTGTAATATTGGGGAATATCTGCATACATCTAACTCCTCCATGTTCCAAAAAGTACACAGCATAtatttggctttgctttttcctcactttttcgAAACATGATGTAATTTAGCAGTGCAGCTTTTGATAACAGCAGCAGACAAAGCCTTACCTTCCAGTTAAGTGTTCCATACAGCTATAGCATTTCATTTAGGACATCAGGGCCTTGCAAATGAGAGCTGATGCATGAATGCTTGCACAGATTTTCTTGGCCGTTCTCTTAGCTTGCAGTGAAGATAATACCCAAGAGGCAAACAGTATGACAAGGACTTGGCAAACAGCTGTCCCTCAGAAATCTTAATGGACTATATAAATGGCAGAAAAATGGGGAAGTGGAAGAAACTACTGCAAAATGCTAATAGCAGTAAGAACAGCCACGCTTATGCTAAACACTGTTGTAGCATGGCCAAGACACAGCATTTTTTCCTGTATCCTTAACACCAGCACACATTAGAGGAAATAAGCACAAGCATGACGTGCCAATGTGCTGTAATAGCTAGATCTTCAAAACCCAGAAGCAAGTCTGTGTGTGGCTCTTGGAGCCACTGAGGAGCTTTGCTCTGAGTTGCATGTTTTTATACTGATTTAGTTCCTTTGGCATGAGACTGTTTTCTAAGAAATTACGGGTTCTTTTAGCATTACATTCATAAAACATCCAACATATGTTACATAGGAGCCAAAGCAGTGatttaaagaatcatagaatcatagaattactcaggttggaaaagaccttgaagatcatcaagaccaaccgcagcctaaccagtagcccatctcttaaaaacaaaacaaaacaaaaaaacaaaacaaacaaaaaaaaccccacaaaacaacaccacaacaacaaacctctgctaaatcatatccctgagtaccacatccaaacggctcttaaacacatccagggatggcaattcaaccacctccctggggagcccattccagtacctaaccaccctttctgtaaagaagttctttctaatatccaacctaaacttgccctggtgcaacttgaggccatttcccctcgtcctgtcacatgtcactagtgagaagagacctgccccactctcactgtaagaacctttcaggtactggaagatggcaataaggtctcccctcagcctcctcttcctcagactaaacagccccaacttccttagcctctcctcatagggctgattctccaagtccttcacgagcctcgttgcccttctctggacctgctccagtacctccatgtccttcttgtgctgaggtgcccaaaactggacacagtacttgaggtgaggcctcagaCAACATTCCAACTGATTGTTCTATGATAAGGTGAAAACACGgatgtttttctgtctttccttaGCCACCAGCAATCAATCTTTGCAATTAACATACAATGCTAAACAGGTGCATTTTATGTTGCGAATGTTGCCAAATGGCCCTGATGGACCGTAAACTGAAATCTGTTCCAAATGCAAAAGGCAAGGCAGCCAATTCTGCACTATCCCCCACAGTTCTGCtgacaggaggaggaagagccaTTGTCCACATAGAGAAATATCTCCAAGTGCCAGAAATCAGGAAGAAGATTAGCAGTCACACTGGATAGATGCTTGGGGAGGAGGCTAGGCACCTTATGATAGGCAGAATCCAGACAGGATGCAGTTGCCTGTTGGGACAGCTCTTTCCATAGCACTCTGTAGAAGTTATCTTTGCTTCTTCATTCAGTTCTGGTACTCTGAAATAGATATCAAATATGGTTATCAGCAGTTAATTGCTAAGGTTTTGCACAGACCCTCAAGCCTATTGAACACCACAGCTAAGATTTTAAATTGGGTTGGAGAATAAACTGTTGCCTCTCTACAAATGTTTTGTGGAGTTGGTCCTGTATTTCCTTCAGACTCTTCCCAAAAGCCTGAGCTGACATACACTGGAACAATGTTTCTTTTTGCCTCTGGAAACCATTTGTTCTCATACAGTTCTGACAAAAGTAGTATCTGTTAGCTGCAAAGCCTGTTTCAAATTGGAAGTGTTTGTCAGTGTTTCCATGTCCTCAGTGTAGATTTTCTCCTAGTGAGAATTTACTGCCTTTCTCAGGAAATAGGGCACTGCACTTTTGAATATAGAGAGCATAGCTCAGCTTTTACCAGAAAATTGAGTTGAAGAAGATACAAGAGGTGTTCTGTATCTCTCAATGAAGCAGTTCCAAGTGGGAACGATAAGCGTGCTCTGTTAAACTGCACCTTACAACTTGCTtccttaatatatattttaaacaagaaatttACCTTACAGTCATTTTCCAAATTCCTGGATTTCGGTGGTAAATCAGGCCTTATGTCTGAGCAGCCAAGGGTGCTCAAGTCCTATCCTTGAGGATAGCTATCTGCATGCCACCCACCTAAATACCTGTCACAGTTTCACTTGACTGTTCTTCAGATGCTCATTGTAATATCTGTTGGTGGCACTGTTAAAAAACACAGTGTTTGTGGGGGTTTCAAAGATCATTTGCAGA
Coding sequences within:
- the COMMD9 gene encoding COMM domain-containing protein 9 — its product is MAPPSASAVGTKMAAAVREEDFVALQSLLKAPSKDAVRQLCQECFSCPPGRLSPLAQRACPAIAASPEEAVQLVSALHTLTRHVVFRGLTAAEDILALFPENFHQNLKNLLTKIILENVSAWRNEAQASQISLPRLVDMDWRVDIKTSSDTINRMAVPTCLLQLKIQEDAALCRNSPVISALTVELSKETLDTMLEGLGRIRDQLSAVANK